From the Erpetoichthys calabaricus chromosome 12, fErpCal1.3, whole genome shotgun sequence genome, the window TCTTTGATTAACTAATGATTGCATATAGTATTGTTAGCATTTTTTCCCTTAGTACACCTAAGAAATTTTGCCTTTTTGACAGGCAATGGTGGAAGCTGGAATTTTGGAACTGTCCAATcccatacatatgtatgtattgtacatttattaaaataaatatatatatatatatatgggcggcacggtggcgcagtgggtagcattgctgcctcgcagttgggagacctgggttcgcctcccggatccttcctgtgtggagtttgcatgttctccctgtgtctgcgtgggtttcctcccacagtccaaagacatgcaggttaggtgcattggcgattctaaattgtcccatgtgtgtgtgtgcatgtgccctgcccggggtttgtttcctgccttgcaccctgtgttggctgggattggctccagcagacccccgtgaccctgtggttgggatatagcgggttggataaaggatggatggatatatatgtataaattgattcatatacacagtatatatgtaaatgCTTATCTATTTATTAgttgttatttttcaatttaaaattatatttacataatggAGACTGAATTCTTGTTTAAAGAACATGATGAACAAGAACTAAAtactattagattagattaactttattaatcccatgggactagggtgttgtaccgtgttatccattatgaatgtagtgaaaagttcagcaaaacgacacctttaattggctaactaaaaagattacaatatgcaagctttcgaggcaactcaggccccttcttcaggcaagatgtaaaggggCCTGAGattcctcaaaagcttgcatattgtaatctttttagttagccaattaaaggtgtcattttgctggacttttcactaatcccatgggaaaattcaaacacatacagcagcagactcacaggataaataatataGCCAAACTATCAATCAGTCGATAAGCAAATAGAAATATAATgtgtattgtgcagatatttcaaaaacaacttcACGAGTGCCcctggtggaagcattgaattgcctgatagcagtgggcagaaaagaccccgaGAGGTGCATTTTAAGTACCCCAAGACAGTGCctactggaggggatttttcatgatggcatccaattttgccacaatCCTCTTTtttacaacagcttccagtgtgcccaGAGTTTGCACTGTGATGGAACAGCCTGTCCTGAtacgtttgttcaggcattgtactacttttgtgctcaggttgcttccccaggagactgcagcatggaacaccacactggctactatggactggtagaacatttccaacagtttgctgcacacatcaaaagacctgaatcTAAATAGCTAGTAcactctgctctggcccttcttgtacagagacactgtgttgtcagaccagtccagttggtTACGTGaatccccaggtacttgtagctctgcacctctTCCACGTCGTCCTTCCCCGGATGGTGACTGCTCAAAGgctttttgtcttgctgatactgagttgcaggttgtcctggcaccacaagacaaagtcctctacAAACATCCTGTACTCttgactcgtctccattattaatgcagcctatgatggaagagcatctgaaaattgaaaaatacaagtCAGTGTATTTTGGAAATAAAGATGCTTTTTTTGTGAAGGACCTCATGAAGTAATCAGCAAAAATGCTGTATTTTTCAgcattataatgattcagtatttagCTCTACTGTATTGCCAGTAGGAAGTATTGGCTGGTACTTATCTATATGGAATCTTCATGTTAACCACATATAAGAGTAGCTTTTTCCAGAAACGTGTTTTCCTTTGCATCACATTTACATGTGTTTAGGTTACTTGGCATCCTGAAATTTTGGTGAATGTTGTAACTGTGTGTACCTGTGAGAGAATACAACAAGACTGCCATGCTATTCACAGTTGCTTGTGTTTGGATACACTAGGATAGTTGTCTACATCACTATAAAACAGTTTAATAAGAAAATGTTGTTTAtacatttcattctgtttcagacaCTGTGTCCAATATTGCTTTTTACCTCTTATTGAAAGGCAGCTTTACTCTGAGCGCATTGAATGGAACAACCACAGGATTCGTAAGCAGACTCTAGCTGCAGgaccatttggaaaaccagacatgctttatttttgtcctccatcCGGTAATGTTATCTTTAAACACAGCCTATCCAAATCTATTTTCATGCTTACCTTATAAGGTTTTACGTTTAAACTATTTTGGACAAAACTATGATAACAtattggccatcggaccttactcctttttatgttaactaaggttcttattttaatttcttatttgtcttttattcttcttttcttcattatgtaaagcactttgagctactttttgtatgaaaatgtgctatataaataaatgttgttgttgttgttatttaagcCAACTATTAATTATTTTGTCACATTTGGTTTTATCAGTTAGCTCAAAAACTTCAGCCTTGAAAAACATAAACTGTACAAACAATACTGTCAAAAGAAGCAATAAATTTCTCTCTCACTGAACTACACCACACAAAAGTTAGAAGGTTAGCTCAATTCTTTCACATAGGGCAACCTTCTGTTTCCCACATTTTATTTGTTGCCATAAGGCTGCCGATTAAGgttctaaatattttaatatcaatAGTTTTGAGAAGTCTTTGATTCCCAGAgttataagcattttgaattccagCAGTTGTAAGAGTTATTAGGtactattaaaattatttttctttgtaggaATCTTGTGTGTGCCTTTTGAGTGTGTACTgacttcctgtcatgtgattagTCTTGGCTTGTTTTCCTGTATCTGTGTAACAATATTCTGTGCTTTTATACTTTAccactgcaaacaaatttccctctgagaTAATAAAATCTGCCAAACCTAACCCATTGTCtaatctgttttttgtttattatatgtatTTTGCATACAGTGTATGGTATTATGAAGAGTGCTAATTTACTGTTTAATCATTccactcatttattttttgtcataaatAGGAACTCCACATTTGCTGTGCACAATTGATGATGATCTTCAGCAGCATGCAGACACTATGGCTTGTGAAAAGGGAGCAACCCTGACTGTGGCCAATGTTGCTTTCAGGCAGTTGTGCTCCACTGTGTTTACTCTCCCCAGATCAATGGATGGTTATTCAGTTGATGATGCTGTGGCTTCCTATCTAACGACTGCAAATCACATCACAACCCTTATGACCAGAATGAATCTGATTGAGCCAGATAACTTTGTACAGGCTtttgaaatatatgaaaaaatcatCAATTCTTCTCAtactaaataaattttgttgttgtgaaAATAAATTGGTTTAATCATACTTTTTTGAGCCTTTACACATAGAAAGGTCCattataacaatttaaaataacccAGAGGATATTTATATAGAACCTTTAGTATCCTTCCATAATCTATGTTTAACCATTATCAGTCCATTAATTTTATGAACTTGCACTGATATTAGAGTTCCTTGTGGCAGGAGAATCAAGCAccatttatgaatttgttgagtaCAACTTAGATGGCTGTTTTTGCTTCTCTGGGagagaaattatttatttgcatcagaATTCTATAGTCATAACATCAAGAACAACAACATAATCAATATAATTGTATGCACTTTTttcctgtatacagtatataatgtaacaatacattttaatgacaggaaaaactaaacattttacttTCCTCTTggtgatgaataaaacaaaggtcatcatctaaaatattgcattttgtaaTTACCAATGGTAtccataatgtttttttaaatcagtgttgTCCAATGATTTTAACAGAAGAACTAGGTTTGAGGCCGAAATTCTTTCCGATGgtgtatattttaaacatgtaCATATTAATTGTGTGCACAATGAATCAAATTTGTTTAAAGCATTTGGAGCTGCCTCTGTTGACATTAACTGGCACAGCTCTTTACAGGTCTTTACAGACCATGGTACAGTGTTTGTGTACAGCTCTAAAAATGTTATGCCGATGGACCATATGTCTGAATGTACAGAACAAGGTTGAAAGTTTAGCAGACATTCAGGAGCTGTGTAAATAGCAGTACCACCAAGAGGTCCACTTAAAAGGCCAGATATTTTGCTCCCCTGCCTTAGCGAAACTGAGTCGCGAACATTGGCTAAACCCCAGTCGGTAAGATAGGCCTTTTTGCTGCTGCCTTCAATCTAGAAgacaaaaattacagaaattaaaatgaatttacttaATGAAACAAATGATCAACAAAGCATATGTTTGTTGCCTAAACAGAATACATGTTTACCCTGTGTTTTGCACAAAAGTAAACATAAGCTTagaattcaaaatgttaaaattgtgaTTGTGACTAATATAGAAAAACATCCCAAAAcagctatttatttttatatagcatagAATCACACAAAGAATGTCTAAATAGGCTTTAATAGGCCATGTTTAATTTACAAAAGAGGAATCAAAGTGAAACCATACTAACACAGTAACTCTTTTGTTTCCCTTGTATTTtcaatttctgtttaaaaaatatatcctACCAGGATGTTTGCAGGCTTCAGGTCCTGGTGTATTACATTCTTGGAATGGATGTATTCCACAGCCATTGCCACATCAAGTGCAACGTAATTTTTGTCTTCTGCTTCTAACtacaaaatgagaaatgatttgtaAAATCAACCTGAATTATCCAAGTAATATTTAATGCATCAAGGTCAGGAAGTTATCCTAAAAAAGCTGATATGAACTTGTAATTTCCaggtataattttatttataatgctaatatctatattactataaacagtaaaatcacCACTGTTAAATTAACACTATAGCTGCAGAGATGGTCCATACTTTccacatgtacaatttaaaatgttaccATAACACTATTAGAAATGATTTAATAGGGTTAGTTTAGCTGTTTACCCTTTTACGATGCCTTTTGTAGCACTTAATAAAAACTACAGATAGAACTTTCCAGCTTTAGCATTAAACAacagttctttcattttttaggtTATCATGGAGCTACATTACAAGCACATAATGTGATAACTACACAAataggaaaatgaaacaatttaaagcTGCCTGAGAAAGTGGAATGTTAAATGGCAAGCTTTTTTACCAAGGATGCAAAATGGAACTAGTTATAAAGGTATCTTGAATAGTCTATAGGAAGAATGCcagaaataataaacatttatcctttaataatcaatatttttgtttcctttttaaaggagtattattacattaatattaacttgcatgaatagaaagcaattttttCACATGACACAGTGGTAACATAAAAAGATTTAGAATGGATCAGAAAAACAACTAACAATATCCTTTTTTAGAATGCATATTTTCAAGTAAAAACATTGCTAATTtttgaaaacttaatttaaaaggtTCAAATGTCAAAAACTCTTGTTATATCAAGTTAAAGACAACAGAACATTCCATACCTTCACTGGACTGTCTGCACTGTGAAGTACAACGTGTAAACTTGCTCCATGGACATACTCATTTGCTATGAGTATATACTGATCTTTTTTGGTAGCAGCCAAGAATCTAACAATATTTGGATGAGAAAGTCTTCTACAGATAAAAAAATACCATCATTAAACTATAACTATAcataacatgtttatttttaaggagAATTGTAAATGAAGACTTTACAACACATTGTAATGTAAATATCCTTAAAAAATTCTGTCatgtttctttgtctttaataCAAGCTTTTAGAAAGGTTTTCTTTTACATTCAATTGTCTGATGTTCACAGTTTTCAGAAATCAACAATAaactaaacaaatttaaacaatcaAGTTTCACTACAAATAATATAAAGGGAGAATAGAACTTACAAACAAACAAGGATCTCATGCAAAAAGTCATTACTGTCATCAACAGGAATCTTCTTTACTGCTGCTGGTGTTCCCTGATATGAACCAAAGTACACCGTTCCAAACGACCCTGACCCCACAGCCAAATCAGGATTGAATTTGATTTGTCCATCATCAACATATGGAACTCGTGGCATGTACACTTGTGAAggcaatgaaacaaaacaaaaataataccgttgcagtaaaaataacaaacatacagACAACTGAAACAGTTAAGTTAAATGAGGCAGCAAAAGTCTTACTAAACACCAAACCATTGAACATAGCACTTATGCATTTAGAAGAAtaaatcaccttttttttttcaaaatacaaaagtatTGCTTTTCACTATGTCTGCATTACAACATACTGTACCTGGAGGAATTGCATAATGAGGAGGTGTTTGAACATCAGACTTTAATGAACCATCTTCCATATTTTCAGCAATTGCCAGTGAACAATGTTTTTTACTAGATGACACCATCAGCTGAAGAAAGTTATGAACATAAATTTACTTTCAATTAACAATGATTTTTCTAATGCAGTAAAACAATGGCATAAAATGCAaagcacattatttttattttattaaaactgtaTTTCAGTCTTACCTCAAAGGAAAAGCTTCCTGAAAGTTGTGCTATtaggcaaaattttaaaaagaaattaacaaaaaactccagacaaagaaaaacaaattaataataatctaggtttataaattaaattaattgtaaaaatatttcaataccTTGTAAGTTGTCCATTGTTGGTTTTCTctaaaggaaaggaaaacacaATCATCAGTTAAATGTGTATAATGTTCTGCACATTCTGATTTCTCAGTTTAGGTAAGGGTCAAGTGCTGCTCTGTTATagttaaactttaaagaagtgaaaaagagtgtaTGTGTACTTTAGCAGCAATGTAATTGtagtaaattttaaaatcactAACACTGTGCTTccctataatgaaataaaaaataataatcttggtAATCTGGAATACATCAACTCATGTAGTAGAAGGAGAAATTGATAGTTAAAGAAGTGTCTGGAAATACTTAGAAATGCTTAGCtgttaactaaacaaacaagcatGATGGACTAAAAGGACTCTTCTtgtttgccaattttttttttatgttcttaaagAATATTCAATAATCTTTTTTAAATACTCACCTTACAACTAGTGGAACTTTTCTTCAAATGGCCTGTAAAGTATTAAGAACATGTTACACTGATGAATAagtctaagaaaataaatgtataaaattttaaattctacAAACCTGAGGTTTCCTGCAAAATTGGATTATCCtgttaaaaagtaatgtttttatttttattaatgtgatgATTTCATCCCTCTATTGATAAACAATTTctagaaatattttataataatctgtAAATACTTGTCTGTACCATTGCTGCATTCTCCATTAACATGGATTTTGTTTGTGTTAAGTTTTCACTTTTAGATGCCAAAGAAAGCTGTCCAACACATATCACATCatctaagaagaaaagaaaaaaacattaaaaatgccaTATTCAACTTCCATTTGaatattatttgacagtatgtttcACTTGTCTAGAATCTTGATCATAAAAAAACTAGAAGCAACTTGTTAATTGCAAAATAAGACATAATCTTCTCTGTGGTTATTTTATTCATAGCAATATACACCATTCATTATcaagcaatatttatttacacaGCAAAATTACCAGTGTTACAATGACTCTTATCGTGTCAAAGCAACACTTTAATGTGTTTACATATAGAAACCATGGACCAATACACAGTAGATGTTTAAAGTGTTAATTTACTACTGCACATTTTGGTTTGTAGGTAATATTTCTGTGTTCATGTTTATATTAAGTTTTCGATTAAATGGCAATATGTTCAGTACGTAACACAGTTTAAACTATTAAAAGAAGTACCTAAATCTCTACGACCAACATATAATGTTTTCTTCCATATATCTGGAATTTCATTTAATGAGAAATACTCCTTCTCAAAATCTGATTTGGGCCATCTTGATCCATCCGCATTGCACAGTGTGTACTGAGCTTCATTTCTTTTGTCATCTTTCCAAAACATTTCTTTGGCTTTCTCTATTATATCATCATAACCATCCAATGGTTTCATTAAAAATTTAGGAGGCTCTTCTTCCAGCATTATCTTATGGTATTTtccaggtgttttttttgttctagGTCTCCACTCCATTGCCATCACCTTCACCttaaacaaaaattgtatttagTACTTTGATATAAAATTCACAAAAGATACTATATGTGAATTAATgtgcataaaaaagaaaactgtatgattaagacaggcagtgtggcgtagcaGTTAAGGTTTTGGGCTGCAAACCCAGGGCTTGTTGGTTCAAAtgctggtactgacaccactgtgtgaccctgaggaagtcacttcacctgcttatgctgcaaaaaacaaaagtaatgtaacgaattgtacctcagatgttgcaagttgcttggataaaggcataagtcaaatagataaatgtgtattatacatataggaactatttcattttcagttaagtcatctgcagcaaacctttataaatgagggtttctcctttttagatagtgcaaactgctTCTTCTTCACTGATGTTTTCTCTTGGatggcttttttcatttcattgaaaattaaagcagcatctgccaaaatatgtagctttcttattaatttttcaacattgtgtaaaataacttcataaagtaacataaaaggtttaaatgctggttatccttttacactaaaatattactaaagagatacaaaaaagtaaaatgtacgtgttgtttttctttagggagattaaatattactgaagaaagaaaaaaaaacaaaacggccaaatggggctatgcatacgaacttaaaaggtttaaataaaacagaaatatacacctttaCTTTTACTTCCTTGGCTTGTAGAGggcgtatcctgtagcaaagctctaactttttcatgaaagcccctttcagtcaataagcctgaaaaacaggtgtaaatacagtgacaacaagctacgcaaacccaccaagacatggaattgattaaatcaaggagctgcgctaccttcttccagatcggccctaaggcgttcatatttttccaaagcagttctggtctccatcggcatctgtagctgagtcgaaaaacactatCCCATACTATtaattaatgattaacacatttttacatgtattgtaagcatacaatacaagtgataatatgttgcgctcaTTTATTAGGTGTAACGAAATTTtcgcgcatttaacggctgaagtccgaagtggtttgtgcccttcagaatgaaaaaagtttgcgttcacctttttaataaaaggtgagcttttaagcctgagaaatcgccccgtaaatgcacacattttaatgcacgcgtgttaatatgtatacttacacagtattaaaagacactcagcaattaacgtcatttaccttcgttcccgcgtttgagtcgtgctgtaaattcttactgtgaaatataattgacaaatattttggcgaatgaacttgtgaagaaggtggacctAGAGTTTTACGTCACTTCCTTAACGAAAATGCTGTCATGCagaggggtgggggtgggggtgacggagagctgaaggcggatgacggagataggagggtggatggcggaaaacggacagcggagaactgagagcggatggaggagggaggagggaggagagaggagggaggaggggtga encodes:
- the LOC127529967 gene encoding uncharacterized protein LOC127529967 isoform X2 translates to MDNLQAQLSGSFSFELMVSSSKKHCSLAIAENMEDGSLKSDVQTPPHYAIPPVYMPRVPYVDDGQIKFNPDLAVGSGSFGTVYFGSYQGTPAAVKKIPVDDSNDFLHEILVCLLKAAAKRPILPTGV
- the LOC127529967 gene encoding probable serine/threonine-protein kinase drkB isoform X1, with translation MDNLQAQLSGSFSFELMVSSSKKHCSLAIAENMEDGSLKSDVQTPPHYAIPPVYMPRVPYVDDGQIKFNPDLAVGSGSFGTVYFGSYQGTPAAVKKIPVDDSNDFLHEILVCLRLSHPNIVRFLAATKKDQYILIANEYVHGASLHVVLHSADSPVKVWNVLLSLT